The region CCATCGGCGAAGTGAATCACCCGATCAGCCATGCCTGCCTGGCTGGCGGCGTGGGTGACGATCAGGACCGTGGCGCCCAGCTTCTCGTTGACGTTTTTCAGCACATTGAGCACTGCGCGCCCGGTCTTGCTGTCAAGTGCGCCGGTGGGTTCGTCGCAAAACAGCACCGTAGGATTCTTGGCGACGGCGCGCGCGATGGCCACGCGCTGTTGTTCGCCGCCCGAGAGCTGCGCGGGGAAATGATCAACCCGCTCGCGCAGGCCGACCATTGCGAGGGCTTCGTCGGGATCCATCGGATCGCGGGCGATCTCGGTAACAAGCTCGACGTTTTCGCGCGCGGTGAGGCTGGGCATCAGGTTGTAGAATTGAAACACGAAGCCAACGTGATCGCGCCGGTAGCGGGTCAGTTGTTTGTCGGTCATTCCGCTGAGGTTCTGGTCCTGAAAGTAGGCCTCTCCCTCGGAGGCGCGGTCGAGTCCGCCAATAATGTTCAGCAAGGTGGATTTGCCGCTGCCGGAAGGGCCGAGCAACACCACGATCTCGCCCTCGGGAATATCCAGATCGACACCTCTCAGGGCATGAACGGCCGAGCGACCTTCACCATAGACCTTGGTCAGTCCCTTGGTTGAAAATGTGGTCTTGCTCATGCCATGCTCGCATATATGCCGTTCAAGTATTGCTGAACGTACTGGACGGGTGCGGGGTTGAAAACTGTCTTGTCAACACCGTACCACGTAGGAGACGTTGGGTGAACAAGGTCAAAAGGACAGCCGCCGCAGAGTCGGCACGAGCGGACTTCATCGAGAAGATTGGCGTGATTGCGCAATCCGAGGGGGTGCCACGTATAGCGGGCCGGGTTCTGGCCATGTTGCTTTATGATGGAGAGCGGGTCTCCTTCGGGCAGCTTGCAGATGCCTTGCAGGTCAGCCGGGGTAGCGTCAGTTCAAGCGTGCGATTGCTTGAAAGCCAGCAGTTGATCAAGCGCGTGGCCAAGCCGGGCGACCGGCAGGATTATTTCCAGATGGTTGAAAGTGCGTTCGCCAACATGGTTGAGGCGTCAGTGACGCGTGTTCGTCGTGCAGCTGCTGAAATCGAAGAGTCCCTGAAAGATATTCCTGCGTCGGAGAAAGGCGCGCGCGCGCGCGTTGCCGAGTATGCTGCCTATTACCGCGCGATGGGTGACGGATTGGAAGCGACAGCAAGAGCGCTGCGCAAACAGAGCTGACTTGCGGACTGAGCATTGGCCCATGTGTGGACTAGGTGGATCGCAGCCTGCACTCTGGCGTGGATCGCTCTCGGCTGGTCTGTCGCCAGTCGCGCTCAGTCAGACATGATGGAGAGCGGGTCGCATCTCATTGCATGTTCCGATCAGCGGCTAGACCTTGCGGTGGGTGCGGTGGACAAGGCCGTGGCGGTGATGTCTGGTCCGGCGGTGGGGGATATTGGCCAAAAAGCGGTGCAACATTTTGGGTCTGGTGCAACAACGTATTGCAGCACCGGCTATAAAGAGGGCAAACAGCGCCGAAATCGAGGAAAACGGAAAATATGTCTGAGCACGCGGAGCGAACAAAACAAGTGAACACGCGCATCCGGCGGGCAGCGCGGCTTTCCGTGGCACCCATGATGGATTGGACGGATAGGCATTGCCGCTTTCTGCATCGGTTGTTGAGCCGCGAGGTATTGCTCTATTCGGAAATGGTGACGGCTGCGGCTCTGGTAAGGGGCGGTGCGGTGCATCTGTTGGGGTTTTCGCAAGAAGAACAACCTTTGGCACTGCAATTGGGCGGATCGGACCCCGGTGAGTTGGCACAAGCCGCACGAATGGCGGAGCGGGCGGGGTATGGCGAGATCAACCTCAATGTGGGCTGCCCCAGTGACCGGGTGCAATCGGGGACCTTTGGTGCAGTGTTGATGCGCGATCCCGATCTGGTGGCGCGCTGTTGTGACGCGATGCGCGACGCAGTTGATGTTGAGATCACCGTGAAATGCCGCATCGGCGTGGACGACCAAGTCCCGTCCACGGTGTTGCCTGATTTCATCGAAAGGGTTGCGGCGGTGGGTGTGAACCGCTTTGCAATCCATGCGCGCAAGGCGTGGCTTGAGGGGCTAAGCCCCAAGGAAAACCGCGATGTTCCGCCGCTGGACTATGACCTGGTGCTGGCGATAAAGGCGCGCTTTCCAGAGCTGCACCTGTCGGTCAATGGCGGGATAGAGACGCTGGACCAAGCCAAGGTGTTTCTGGACAAGGGAATGGACGGGGTAATGATTGGCAGGGCGGCATATCATCAACCTGCGGATATACTTGCCCGGGCAGATGCCGAGATATTCGGGATCAAGACGCCCCCGGCCGATCCGGTCGAGGTGGCGCGTAAGATGCTGCCTTATATCGAGGCACATTTGGCGCAGGGGGGGAAGCTGGCGCAGGTGACGCGGCACATGCTCGGGCTTTTCTCAGGGCGACCGGGCGCGCGGGCATGGCGTCGGGTATTGTCGGAAGGGGCGCATCGAAATGGGGCCGGGCCAGAATTGGTGGAAGCCGCGTTGGAGCAGATCACCGGCATGCGTGGCGCCGCATGAGCTTGCAATGGCTTGCCTTTGCCCGCAAGGAATGCTGAGTGGGTGGGCAAGACCAAGGGGAATTGAACATGTCGGAGATCTCGTTACTCGTCGCCATGGCGGGGTTGCTGGTGGTGATCGGAGGGATTGCCGGGGTTCTCGCGGGGCTTTTGGGGGTTGGTGGCGGGATCGTATTGGTGCCAGCGTTTTTTTATGCGTTTCAAACGCTTGGATATGACGGCCCCCAACTGATGCAGATCTGTCTGGCGACATCTCTGGCAACGATCATTGTCACTTCGGTGCGATCCGTCTTGAGCCACAACAAGAAGGGCGCGGTGGAATGGTCGATCCTGCGCGGCTGGGCTCCGGGAATTGTGGTGGGCGCGATATTGGGCATGCTGGTAGCGTCAAGCCTTCGGTCATCGACGTTGCAGGCCATCTTCGGCGTGCTGGGCTTGATCGTCGCGTTCTATCTGGCTTTTGGGCGACAATATTGGCGGCTGGGCGAAGAAATGCCCAAGGGGGTGGCGCGGGCGGCTATGTCTCCGGCGCTTGGCTTTATGTCGGTGCTAATGGGAATCGGGGGAGGGAGTTTTGGTGTTCCCGTCATGAGCCTGTACGGCACACCGATTCATCGGGCGGTGGCAACGGCGGCGGGGTTTGGCGTGATTATTGCGGTGCCCTCGGTGATCGGGTTTCTGTTTCTGCGGGTCGATCCGGCTGTGCGCCCACCGCTGACCATAGGCGCAGTGAACCTTGTCGCGTTTGCCATTGTTGTCACCATGACGATGATCACGGCGCCTGTGGGCGTCAAGCTGGCCCATGCGATGGACCCGAAACCTCTGAAGCGGATCTTTGCGGTGTTCCTGACGCTGGTGGCGTTGAACATGTTGCGCAAGACGCTCTGGGGGTAGAAAATCTTTGTTGAAGTGCCCCTTTTTGCGGCGTGCGTCTCCAAACACCACGTGGCGATAAGGGGCTTGGCACGCAACCGGCTGATGCGGTGCGGTCTGAAGAGGCGAAAGATGAGTATTTTGGGAAAAATGAAGAGCAGGCCCTTCGTCAGAACATCGCGCGTCGATCAGCTTTGCTTGAGACGGGCGGCACGGCCACCGCGGCGTTGCTGCAGACGCGTGCCGCGTGACGGCAGGTCGGCCATGATTGTGCGGCGCGCTTCGGGGCTAAGGCGTGACCAACAGGTTATTTCCTCGCCGGTCCGGTGACAGCCGATGCAAATACGTGCTTCGGGGTGGATGACGCAGATATTGACGCAGGGACTTTCGATTTCGTTACGGCTCCAGATGTCATCATTCATTTTTCATGTGTCCCAGTCGGTCCAGCAGCCCTTGCAGGATATATGAGGCGGCGACATGATCGATCACCTCGGCGCGACGCTTTCGTGACGTATCCGCCTCTAGGAGCGCGCGTTCGGCGGCGACAGTGGAGAGGCGTTCGTCCCAGAAGCTGATCGGCAGATCGGTGAGACGTGTGAGGTTGCGCGCAAATGCCCGGGTGGATTGGCAGCGCGGACCTTCGGAACCGTCCATATTGCGCGGCAGACCAAGCACGAGCCCGGTGAGGGTGCGATCCGTCACGATCTCGATCAGACGGGCGGCATCGAGCGAGAATTTGCGGCGGCGGATGGTTTCGAGAGGGGTCGCAACGGAGCGCAGCCCATCGGACACCGCGATGCCGATGGTCTTTTCCCCAAGATCGAGACCGGCCAGTGCGCCGATGGCGGGCAGGGAGGTGGCGAACTCGACAGAATCCTCGAAGATCATTCGCTCAGGCCAGCCGCCACAGCGGCGGCGCGAAGCGTGGCCATCGCGGCGGCGTCATCGCCGAGTGCCTGTTCTGCCTGAGCCAAGGCAGCCTGAGCAGCATCGCGGTTGCCAAGAGTGGATTGCGATGAAATCAGGCGCGCCCATTCTTCGGCTGTGCCACCTTCGCTGTTCAACCGTTCGGCCAGACCGTCGACCATGCCCTGGATCATTTCCTGGCGCTCTTCGGGCGACATATCGTCGGCGGCGGCCAAGTCGTCGGCGGAGGGGCCAGCGGGTGTGCCGACCGCTTCGGGTAGGCTGTAGCGCACGCCAGCGCGCCAGGCGAGTTCTTCGATCTGGGCACGGATGGCGGGCACCCAGGGCGCGTCAGGTGTGCTGTCTGACAGCAGCTGTTCCATCAGGCGAAAGGCAATGTCGGGGCGATCATTTTGAGCGTGCATGAGGGCAGTGAAATAGCGCGCGGGGGGAAAGCGAGGATCGCGTGTCAGTGTCTGTCTCAGAGCGTCTTCTGCCTCGGGTGAGACGTAGCCATCGGTGGCGCGGATCATCATTTCAGCCAGGGTTGCATAATCTGCGGCGGTGGCCGAGTCGCCCTTAATGCGGATTACCGCGGATTGCGCAGCATAGGAGGCCTTGTAGTTTCCAATCGACGCTTCGTTGCGCGCCAGAAGTTGTTGGCCCTGAAGATCATCGGGGCGGTCGGCCACGGTCTTGCGGAGTTTTTCCATCAAGTCGGCAAATCTCGGCTCCGGTGCTGTCGAGGGCTGTGTTGGGAACTGCGTTTCGGCTTCAGCCTGGGATGGGCGCTCGGCGCGCATCTGATCGGACGCTTCGATACGTGCCGTTAGGGGCGTGTCACGCGCACCGGGATTGCCCAAGAGCGGGTAGAGGAGTGCAGTGCCCCCCACAAGCCCCAGGACCACGATCGCCGATAGGGTTATGGTGGCGGTGCGGGGTTGAGAGGTGCCGACCATCGCCTTTTTCAACTGGGTATCTGCGGCCAGAATGCGGCGACCCACTTCGGCACGGATGCGCTCGGCGTCGTCCTGGGCGATGATGCCACGGGCGAGATCGCGCTCGACTTCGCTGAGTTGGTCGCGATAGACGCGCAGGTCGTATTCTGCCGGGTGCGCTTCGGCGGTCTTGGTGCGCAGGAGCGTCAGAACAAGAATGGTGGCCACAGCAATGGCCAGGGCAGCGGCAGTAATCCAGAAAACCATCGAACATCCCACTTTGTCGTCGAGTTCAGGGTCATGTAATGGCCCGCGGTCATGCATGGAAGGGCAAATGGTGAGGAACTGCACAGATGTCGCAATCGTATTGCATTATGACGGATGGAGGCGGGGTGAATTCCGGCACAGGAGGCAGTAATCTGATCAAGGGAATCCACCCATGGAATCGGGGGTCCGATGAGACGGTATTCAGCTTTTGCCGTGGCGCGAGAAGCGGCACGTTTTCACAGCGGATGGGAGCGCGCCTGGCGCTCGCCCACACCGAAGAAAAAATATGATGTCATCATCGTGGGCGCAGGCGGTCACGGGCTGGCCACGGCGTTTTATCTGGGCAAGAATTTCGGCATCACCAATGTGGCGATCATCGAAAAGGGATGGCTGGGGGGCGGCAATACCGGGCGCAATACTACAATCATTCGGTCGAATTATCTTCAAGACCCCTCGGCCGCGATCTATGAGAAAGCGCGCTCGCTCTATGAGACGATGTCGCAGGATCTGAACTATAACGTGATGTTCAGCCCGCGTGGGGTGCTGATGCTGGCTCAGACCGAACATGAGGTGCGCGGCTACAAGCGCACAGCGCATGCCAATATGCTGCAAGGGGTCGTGACCGAGTTTGTCGGGCCTGAGCGGGTGAAGGAGATCGTGCCGATCATTTCGATTGATGGGCCGCGCTATCCGGTTCTGGGCGCGCTCTGGCAGGCGCGTGGTGGTACCGGGCGGCATGACGCCGTGGCCTGGGGCTATGCGCGGGCATGTTCGGACATGGGCATGGATATTATTCAGCAATGCGAAGTCACCGGCGTGCGCCGTGAGGGTCACAAGGTGGTTGGCGTTGATACCACCAAGGGCGCGATTGATTGCGACAAGCTGGCCATGGTTGTGGCGGGTCACGCCGGGGTTCTGGCCGAGAAGGCAGGGTTTCGCCTGCCGCTTGAATCCGTGGCGTTGCAGGCTCTGGTGAGTGAGCCGATCAAGCCCTGCATGGACGTGGTGGTAATGGCCAACACGGTGCATGGCTATATGAGCCAGTCGGACAAGGGTGAGATGGTGATCGGTGGCGGCACGGATGGCTATAACAACTATACCCAGCGAGGCAGTTTTCATCATGTCGAGGAAACGGTGCGCGCGTTGGTTGAGACTTTCCCGATGATCAGCCGTCTCAAGATGCTGCGCCAATGGGGTGGGATTGTTGATGTAACTGGGGACCGCTCACCGATCCTGTCGAAAGCGCCGGTGGATGGCGTATTCATCAACTGTGGATGGGGCACGGGCGGGTTCAAGGCGATTCCCGGCTCGGGCTGGGGCTTTGCTGAGCTGATTGCCAAGGGGCAGTCACCGCTCTGCGACGCATTTGGGTTGAACCGGTTCCACGAGGGACGGTTTATCGATGAAAGCGTTGCGGCGGGAGTGGCGCATTGAACGCGGTGTTGGGTGATGTGGCCAAGATGGATCGCTTCAGGAATACGCCTATGAAAGTTGAAGAAACTCATTATTCGGCAGGGCTTGGCCGATTGCAGGTGCAGAAAAGCGCGGGTTTCAGCGTGGATCGACCGGGGATTTCCGCTCATATTGGACGGACGGGGCGGGGTGGCGCAGCATGGGTGTGTTCTCGAAAGGAGGATACACCATGTCAAACTTCGACTATGAAACCAACGCCCGGAAACCCGAAATGGGCGGCACGTCAGGCGGCCTCGGGCTATTGCTTTTGCTGCTTGTCGTTATCGGGCTTCTGGCGCTGTTCAGCTTCTTTGGGGGCGGCGGCGCGCCGGATGTCTCGGGGCAAACAGGTGCGCCGGTCGCACCCGCAACGGCGGTCGACTAACCCCGGATCAATCCACAATCACATGCTTTCAGGCGGGTGCCATTTGGCGCCTGCCCATTTTTTGTGCCTGAATACCCGCGAGGGTGTTCATGGGAAGTCCAATCAGAGGAGCATCTTGTCATGCTGATCCTTGACTGCCCCTGCTGTGGGGTGACAGCGGAAGAAACCGAATTTCATGCGGGTGGCGAAGCGCATATCAAGCGGTTTGGGCCGGGATCTTCGGATGAGGATTTCCATGATTACCTGTTTGCCAAGGAAAACCCCAAGGGTGTGCATTTCGAGCGTTGGCGGCACGTGAATGGCTGTGGCAAGTGGTTCCATCTTGCGCGCTGCACCGCGACGCTGGAGGTGTTTGGGGCTTATAGCGCGCAGACCTTCGAGCCGCCTAAAGAGTTACGCGACAAGATTTCGGCCAAACGTCCGGGATGGTCATGGAGGGAGTTCGCATGAGCACACGCCTTGCCACGGGTGGGCGGCTGATTGACCGCTCGAAACAGGTTTCTTTCCGTTTTAACGGCAAGCAGATGGTCGGGTATGAGGGTGATACCCTGGCGGCGGCTTTGCTCGCCAATGACCAGATGATGATGGGCCGGTCGTTCAAATACCACCGCCCGCGTGGCGTGGTGGCGAGCGGGGCCGAAGAGCCCAATGCGCTGGTCAATCTGGGTGAGGGCGGTCGATTTGAGCCGAACCAGCGCGCAACGACCACCGAGATATTCGATGGGCTGACCGCCACGAGCCAGAACCATTGGCCGAGCCTGGAGTTTGATGTGGGCGCAATCAACAACGCGGTCGCGCGCTTCCTTCCTGCGGGGTTTTACTACAAGACCTTCATGTTTCCGCGGTTTGCCTGGAAACATCTTTACGAGCCGATCGTGCGGCATTCGGCGGGGCTGGGCCGGGTGCCCAAAGAGCGCGATGTCGATACCTATGAGCATTACTACGCATTCTTTGACGTGGTGGTGATCGGCGGTGGTGTGGCCGGGTTGCAGGCCGCGAAGTTGGCCGGGCGGGCCGGGGCCAAAGTGCTGTTGATGGAGCAGACTGCGCATTGGGGCGGGCGCGCGCCGGTGGATGGCGGCAAGGTTGACCATGCGCCTGTGGAGAAGTTTGTGGAGGGAATTGTTTCAGAGCTGAAAACAATGCCCAACGTGACGCTGCGCAACCGGATGATGGGGGCAGGAGTTTATGACCATGGCTATGTGCTGGGTTATGAGCGGTTGCGCGATCATTGCCCCGAGGAGGCCGGGCCGAGGCATCGGCTTTGGCGGATCAGGGCGGGGCGGATCATCACCGCCACCGGCGCCATCGAGCGCCCGCTGAGCTTTGCCGGGAATGATATTCCTGGCGTGATGCTGGCCGGTGCATTGCGCGATTATATTGTCGATTACGGTATTAGCCCGGGCGACCGTGTGGTGGTTGTTACCAACAATGACGACGCCTATCGCACTGCGATTGCCGTTAAAAATGCCGGTTTGGCTGTGCCGGTCGTGATTGATGCCCGCAACAATGGTGGCGGGGCGTTGGCCGATATGGCGCGCGACTTGGGTGTTCGCGTCGAATGCGGCAAGGCAATTTCCAAGGTGCTGGGCAACAAGCGCGTGACCGGTGTGGCAATCTGTTCGCAGGCCGGCGAAGGCGCGGTGGAAGAGGAAATTGCCTGTGACGTGGTGGCGATGTCGGGCGGATGGTCGCCAGTGGTGCATCTGTGGTCACATTGCGGTGGCAAGCTGAGGTGGGACGAGCAACAGGCGAATTTCCGCCCGGATGGGGATAAGCCGCCGCTGGGAGCGGATGGCGCCGGGTTCGTTCTGGCCGCAGGGGCTGCCAATGGCGAGATGTCGCTGGGGGCGATCCTTGCCGATGCAAGCCAGGCGGGGGAACGGGCCGCGGCGCAGACAGGGCATAAGTCGAAGCGCGCTGCTACACCTCAGGCGGAGAGAAGTGACGAGGCTCCCATGGAACCTGTCTGGTTGATGCCACATGGGGCAGGACCCAAGCTGCGCGCCAAGGCCTGGCTGGATTATCAGAACGATGTGAAGGTCAGTGATGTGCAACTGGCAGCGCGCGAAGGGTATGAGAGCGTCGAACACACCAAGCGGTATACGACGCTGGGCATGGCGACGGATCAAGGGAAGCTGAGTAATGTCAATGGATTGGCCACGTTGGCCGGGGCATTGAATGCGCCGATCCCAGCGGTCGGCACCACCACTTTCCGCCCTCCCTATACGCCGATCTCGTTTGGCGCGATTGCCGGCGAGGCGCGCGCCGAAACCTTCCAGCCGCTCAGACGCACGCCGATGCATGACTGGCATGTGGAGGCCGGGGCGCATTGGGAGCCGGTGGGCCAATGGCGACGGCCTTATTGCTATCCCAAAACCGGGGAAAGCCATGGCGACGCAGTGAGCCGGGAAATCAATCAGACCCGGTCGAGTCTCGGGCTGCTTGATGCTTCGACGCTGGGTAAGCTGATCGTAAAGGGGCCGGATGCGGGCAAGTTTCTCGACATGCTCTACACCAATATGATGAGCACGTTGAAACCGGGCAAATGCCGCTATGGGCTGATGTGCAGTGAAAACGGCTTTCTGATGGATGACGGCGTGGTGGCGCGGCTGGATGAGGATACCTTCCTGTGCCACACCACAACGGGGGGCGCTGAACGTATTCACGGCCATATGGAAGAATGGTTGCAAACCGAGTGGTGGGATTGGCAAGTCTATGTCGCCAACGTGACCGAGCAATGGGCGCAGATCGCGGTGGTCGGTCCAAATGCCCGGAAAGTCTTGGAAAAGCTGAGCGAGGATGATTTGAGCGCCGAGGCGTTGCCTTTCATGACCTGGAAGGATGTGACGCTAAGCCGCGTCAAGGCGAGAGCATTCAGGATTTCGTTCTCTGGTGAGTTGAGCTACGAAATTGCCGTGCCCGCCAGCCATGGTCGCGCCATTTGGGACAAGTTGCTGGCGGCCGGTAATGAGTTTGGCGTGACACCTTATGGAACGGAGGCCCTGCATGTGATGCGGGCTGAGAAGGGTTTTATAATGATCGGGGATGAAACCGATGGCACTGTGATCCCACAGGATCTCGGGCTGCACTGGGCGCTGTCGAAGAAAAAAGACGACTATCTCGGGAAACGCGCACAAACACGCAGTCACATGGCCGACCCTGACCGTTGGAAGCTTGTCGGACTTGAAACGTTGGATGGTGCGGTTCTGCCTGATGGGGCCTATGCGGTGGGGGCAGGTGAAAACCTCAACGGTCAGCGCAATGTGCAGGGTCGCGTTACCTCGACCTATTACAGTCCAACGTTGGACAAGGGCATCGCAATGGGGCTGGTGTTGCATGGGCCTGATCGCATGGGTGAGGTTCTGAGTTTCCCTGGCACCGACGGGACGACCTATGAGGCGCGGATTGTTGATCCGGTGTTTTATGACAAGGAAGGGGAGAAGCAGAATGTCTGAGGTTGTCAGTGCGCTGCCCGGGGCCCGGTTTGACGGGATTGCCCTTGTTGAGGAGGCTGGGCCGGTGGGGATGATCACCATTCGCGGCAGGTTAAGCGATAAGGGTTTCGCGAAGGTCTTGAAAAAACAGTGTGGTCTAGCCGTGCCGGGGCAACGCAAAGTGGTGCAGGGTGGCGGCAAGACGTTGATCTGGATGTCACCGGACGAGCTTTTGTTGGTTCTGCCGTATGACGCGGCAGATACGGAGATTGCAGCGCTAAACGAGGCGCTGAGCGGGACGCATACATTGGCGGTCAACGTATCGGATGCGCGCGCAGTTTTTGACGTAAGCGGCGCGCAGGCGCGTGATGTGCTGGCCAAGCTGTTTCCCGTGGATCTCTCGACGGACGCGTTTGGGATGGGCATGATCCGACGCTCGCGCATGGCGCAGGTTCCGGCGGCTTTGTGGATGGAAGGTGCAGACCGGTTCCGCGTTGTCTGTTTCCGTTCCGTCGCGCAATACGCCTTTGATGTTCTGAGCGTAGCCGCCGCGCCGGGCAGCGAGGTGGGCTTGCACGCTTGAGTGTAACCTGTCGGTGCATGGATACTCGGTGGGCCGTCCAGTAAAGGACAGGCCTTGGGATAGATTGCTGTCAGCGGTAAACCTTGAGTGTTTTACCCGGAAATCTGCGCGGCCCTCTTGACCTTTCACCGGGTTGTCCCCCACATGAGGTTAATAGATTAACATGAACAAGAAGGGGCTGACCCATGGCTTTCGAACTTCCTGATCTTCCTTACGCGCATGACGCACTGGCCGCAGATGGCATGAGCGCCGAGACGATGGAGTATCACCACGACCTGCACCACAAGGCCTATGTCGACAACGGCAACAAGCTGATTGAAGGCACGGAATGGGCGGGCAAGAGCCTCGAAGAAATCATCACCGGCACTTATGACAAGGGTGCGGTGGCGCAAAGCGGGATTTTCAACAACATCAGCCAGCTTTGGAACCACAACCAGTTCTGGGAGATGATGGGACCGGGCGCGAGCAAGATGCCGGGTGAGTTGGACAAGGCAATTACCGAGAGCTTCGGTTCTGTCGATGAATTCAAATCGCAATTTGCTGCTGCGGGTGCCGGGCAGTTCGGTTCTGGCTGGTGCTGGTTGGTGAAAGACACGGATGGCAGCCTGAAGGTGACCAAGACAGAGAATGGCGTTAACCCGCTCTGCTTTGGGCAAACCGCGCTTCTGGGTTGTGACGTGTGGGAGCATTCCTATTACATCGACTTCCGCAACAAGCGTCCGGCTTATCTGGATAACTTCCTCAACAAGCTGGTGAACTGGGAAAACGTGGCTTCGCGCCTCTGAGCCTTTCCGCAAACCAAAAAAGAGTTTCTGCGCCCTCCGATACTCATCGGGGGGCGTTTTCTTTTGACGCACTTGGAACATCACCGGCGGGCGCTGCGTTTGTTCGTTAAGCTGCTTTGAAAGGAGAGATATCATGGCAGAACGAAAACGTTCCAAGGACAAGAGCCGCGATAGCGAGAAGATTCTGGGCGATCAAACAGCGATCAGCCAGCAAGGCAGGTCGGGTGGCGACTTGGCGCGCAAAGTTGCGACGCGAGACGAGGAAAAACGATCGAATGAGCGTCCGGCAGGCGTAACGCGTGTCACGAAGCAAGATGAGATTGATACAGGCACAGATCGGAAAGGCGAATGAATGGCTATTTTGACAAAAGGCACTTGGGTGTTGATCGCCAACAGCGAAAAGGCGCTTTTCTTGCGCAATGACCTTGATGCGCAAGATCCCGATTTGAACGTTGTTCGCAAAGACGAACAGGATAATCCATCTGACAGGGAGCAATCCGCCAACCGGCCCGGGCGCAAGCCTGATACCGGGGTCAATCAGTTCTCGGCGATGGATGACACCGATTGGCACGAGTTGGCCAAGGAACGTTTTGCAAACGATCTTGCCGCCCGGCTCTATGAGTTTGCGCATAAGGGCGCGTTTGATCGCATTGTGTTGGTAGCAGGACCCAACGTGCTTGGCGCGTTGCGCAAGGAATTGCACAAAGAGGTGCAGGATCGGGTGGTTGCGGAGCTCGACAAGGATCTGACGAACCACCCGCTCGACAAGGTTGAGGAAATGCTCAAGGAAGAGCTGGATCCGGCGCTTTGAAGTCTGGGGCCACAGCTGTCAGGTTAAGGTTTCGTGCAATTTTTCTATCAGGCTTTCCACGCTAGGCGCGACGTGAATGAAACTCTTTAGGGAGCTTTCTGCGAAACCTTCATCGATGACATGATCCAGCAGCTTGATGAGGGGCTCCCAGTAATCTTCTGTGTTCAATAGGAAAATGGGTTTGGCGTGCAATCCGAGTTGTCGCCAAGTGAGCGCTTCGAAGAATTCATCAAGCGAGCCGGCACCACCAGGCAGCATGACGATGGCGTCGGAATTCATGAACATCACCTTCTTGCGCTCGTGCATGTTCTCGGTGATGACAAATTGCGTCAGGTCGCGCTTGCCGACCTCAAGCTGCATCAGATGCACCGGAATGACGCCGAAGGTTTTGCCGCCCGCCAATTGAGCTGAACGCGCCACGGCACCCATCAGCCCGATATCGCCTGCGCCATAGACCAGCCGCCAACCTTCACCTGCAAGTGCCGTTCCCAGGCGCGTGGCTGTCTCCATATAGGAGGGGCGTGCACCGGCGCGCGAGCCGCAGTAGACGCAGATGGAAGGCTGGCTGGGTGATGCGGTCATCGTGTTAAAGCTCCCGAGGGGCAAGAGAG is a window of Rhodobacteraceae bacterium LMO-JJ12 DNA encoding:
- a CDS encoding ABC transporter ATP-binding protein, whose amino-acid sequence is MSKTTFSTKGLTKVYGEGRSAVHALRGVDLDIPEGEIVVLLGPSGSGKSTLLNIIGGLDRASEGEAYFQDQNLSGMTDKQLTRYRRDHVGFVFQFYNLMPSLTARENVELVTEIARDPMDPDEALAMVGLRERVDHFPAQLSGGEQQRVAIARAVAKNPTVLFCDEPTGALDSKTGRAVLNVLKNVNEKLGATVLIVTHAASQAGMADRVIHFADGNIRKVVVNKNKLTPEEIDW
- a CDS encoding MarR family transcriptional regulator is translated as MNKVKRTAAAESARADFIEKIGVIAQSEGVPRIAGRVLAMLLYDGERVSFGQLADALQVSRGSVSSSVRLLESQQLIKRVAKPGDRQDYFQMVESAFANMVEASVTRVRRAAAEIEESLKDIPASEKGARARVAEYAAYYRAMGDGLEATARALRKQS
- the dusA gene encoding tRNA dihydrouridine(20/20a) synthase DusA — translated: MSEHAERTKQVNTRIRRAARLSVAPMMDWTDRHCRFLHRLLSREVLLYSEMVTAAALVRGGAVHLLGFSQEEQPLALQLGGSDPGELAQAARMAERAGYGEINLNVGCPSDRVQSGTFGAVLMRDPDLVARCCDAMRDAVDVEITVKCRIGVDDQVPSTVLPDFIERVAAVGVNRFAIHARKAWLEGLSPKENRDVPPLDYDLVLAIKARFPELHLSVNGGIETLDQAKVFLDKGMDGVMIGRAAYHQPADILARADAEIFGIKTPPADPVEVARKMLPYIEAHLAQGGKLAQVTRHMLGLFSGRPGARAWRRVLSEGAHRNGAGPELVEAALEQITGMRGAA
- a CDS encoding sulfite exporter TauE/SafE family protein is translated as MSEISLLVAMAGLLVVIGGIAGVLAGLLGVGGGIVLVPAFFYAFQTLGYDGPQLMQICLATSLATIIVTSVRSVLSHNKKGAVEWSILRGWAPGIVVGAILGMLVASSLRSSTLQAIFGVLGLIVAFYLAFGRQYWRLGEEMPKGVARAAMSPALGFMSVLMGIGGGSFGVPVMSLYGTPIHRAVATAAGFGVIIAVPSVIGFLFLRVDPAVRPPLTIGAVNLVAFAIVVTMTMITAPVGVKLAHAMDPKPLKRIFAVFLTLVALNMLRKTLWG
- a CDS encoding DUF1289 domain-containing protein translates to MNDDIWSRNEIESPCVNICVIHPEARICIGCHRTGEEITCWSRLSPEARRTIMADLPSRGTRLQQRRGGRAARLKQS
- the ruvX gene encoding Holliday junction resolvase RuvX; the encoded protein is MIFEDSVEFATSLPAIGALAGLDLGEKTIGIAVSDGLRSVATPLETIRRRKFSLDAARLIEIVTDRTLTGLVLGLPRNMDGSEGPRCQSTRAFARNLTRLTDLPISFWDERLSTVAAERALLEADTSRKRRAEVIDHVAASYILQGLLDRLGHMKNE
- the ccmI gene encoding c-type cytochrome biogenesis protein CcmI → MVFWITAAALAIAVATILVLTLLRTKTAEAHPAEYDLRVYRDQLSEVERDLARGIIAQDDAERIRAEVGRRILAADTQLKKAMVGTSQPRTATITLSAIVVLGLVGGTALLYPLLGNPGARDTPLTARIEASDQMRAERPSQAEAETQFPTQPSTAPEPRFADLMEKLRKTVADRPDDLQGQQLLARNEASIGNYKASYAAQSAVIRIKGDSATAADYATLAEMMIRATDGYVSPEAEDALRQTLTRDPRFPPARYFTALMHAQNDRPDIAFRLMEQLLSDSTPDAPWVPAIRAQIEELAWRAGVRYSLPEAVGTPAGPSADDLAAADDMSPEERQEMIQGMVDGLAERLNSEGGTAEEWARLISSQSTLGNRDAAQAALAQAEQALGDDAAAMATLRAAAVAAGLSE